The Mytilus trossulus isolate FHL-02 chromosome 13, PNRI_Mtr1.1.1.hap1, whole genome shotgun sequence genome has a segment encoding these proteins:
- the LOC134695371 gene encoding low-density lipoprotein receptor-related protein 6-like gives MRCYVLILSELVIFVCMIRQGLQNKLIYSTENTIKEIDLRSKSVSVLLANLGSNIFSLDCDYKNGYIYFPRHNLNVISRFRYPADTPYSVENVITAAQPISLVIDTLYDNVYWTELYTGKICKCNFKGLNKACILQDDNIYAITLDQRNRWLYYSTFGTTRKIRRVRLNGSEKHTVIDSVEVTGLSIDTNEWRLYYMIHDKGELKSSSLNGTNIIHVFSTNELQTSIGIYVFDSNIYCTNGTQLLKVISSQAAASYVIHTDTAKTQGVLLYDEMGMYKTNST, from the exons ATGAGATGCTACGTTTTGATCTTGTCTGAATTGGTAATATTTGTTTGCATGATAAGGCAAG gtcttcaaaacaaattgatatATTCGACTGAAAATACTATTAAGGAAATCGACCTGCGCTCAAAGAGCGTATCAGTTCTCTTGGCAAATTTAGGAAGTAATATATTTTCATTGGATTGTGATTACAAGAAtggatatatttattttccgAGACATAATTTAAACGTCATATCAAG ATTTCGTTATCCAGCAGACACACCATACTCAGTAGAAAATGTGATAACTGCAGCGCAACCAATATCACTAGTAATTGATACATTATACGATAATGTATATTGGACAGAATTATACACAGGAAAGATTTGCAAATGCAATTTCAAGGGGCTTAATAAAGCATGTATACTGCAAGATGACAACATATATGCTATTACACTAGATCAGCGGAACAG ATGGTTGTATTACAGTACATTTGGAacgacaagaaaaataagaagagTACGATTAAATGGTTCCGAAAAACATACAGTTATAGATTCAGTCGAAGTAACTGGTTTAAGTATAG atacCAATGAATGGCGACTTTACTATATGATACACGACAAAGGCGAACTAAAATCGTCATCACTAAATGGAACCAATATCATTCACGTATTCAGTACGAACGAACTCCAAACAAGCATAGGCATATATGTATTTGATAGCAACATATACTGTACCAATGGTACCCAGCTATTGAAGGTCATATCATCCCAAGCAGCAGCATCCTATGTTATACACACAGATACTGCAAAAACTCAAGGTGTTCTTTTGTATGACGAAATGGGTATGTATAAAACTAATTCTACTTGA
- the LOC134695154 gene encoding low-density lipoprotein receptor-related protein 8-like has translation MNCLLFGFMIYVNFIDKGHQHKLIYSTYGNIKETDLITGEVADLLTNLQSVIHSIDYDYQYEYVYFTRFERNDILRFRYPAERPYISETVSIADKPVGVAVDSFNSDVYLTEYGTGKLYRCASDGSNKILILQDDPLYALTLDTSNRWMYYSTYTTSGKIRKSRLNGTEKQTIVNSSHRIYGLSIDAIRGRLFWMEYSSGDLKSSNFNGENEIKVVSTNAASTNIGIHVYGSNVYCATGTTIINVTTTSTMIKNIIYSDPERIFSVIVYKETCKYIKDYVFTGNFMSDC, from the exons ATGAATTGTCTTTTGTTTGGATTTATGATTTACGTGAACTTTATTGACAAAG GTCATCAACACAAACTTATCTATTCAACTTATGGGAACATCAAAGAAACCGACTTAATAACTGGAGAAGTAGCTGATTTGTTAACGAATCTACAAAGTGTTATACATTCTATAGATTATGACTATCAAtatgaatatgtttattttacaaGATTTGAACGTAATGATATATTGAG aTTTCGGTATCCTGCAGAACGACCATACATTTCAGAAACTGTATCAATTGCAGATAAACCGGTTGGTGTTGCGGTTGATTCATTTAACAGTGACGTGTATCTGACTGAATATGGCACAGGGAAGCTTTATAGATGTGCTTCAGATGGTTCAAATAAAATACTTATACTGCAAGATGATCCACTTTATGCTCTCACATTAGATACTTCTAACAG atgGATGTATTATAGTACTTATACAACTAGTGGTAAGATAAGAAAATCGAGACTAAATGGAACTGAGAAACAGACAATCGTCAATAGTTCACACAGAATATATGGTTTGAGCATAG ATGCCATAAGAGGTCGACTTTTTTGGATGGAATACAGCAGCGGTGATTTAAAATCCTCAAATTTCAATGGAGAGAATGAAATCAAAGTTGTCAGCACAAATGCAGCCTCTACAAACATAGGTATTCATGTCTATGGAAGCAACGTATACTGTGCAACTGGTACCACCATTATCAATGTCACAACAACATCTACAATGATAAAGAATATTATATACTCAGATCCAGAGAGAATTTTTAGTGTAATTGTATATAAGGAAACATGTAAGTACATCAAGGATTACGTATTCACAGGAAATTTTATGAGCGATTGTTAG